Part of the Bacteroidota bacterium genome is shown below.
AAACGGCTTGATAAAAAACTGTAGTTCTACAACTTTAATCTCCCGTCTCAACTCTTATCTCTATTTTTACGATCCTATGCCATACACCAGCAAACACGAAGTACACATTCTCCTCGGTTGCGCAGATGCGCGCGATCTTTCGCAGATTCAGATTGATGCTATCCGCCATGTATCTGCAGAGTGGAGAGCGAAAGGAATTGATGTGGATTATCATACCATTCGCGCAGCAGGATCTTTTGTTACGCCCGATGTGGTGATGGATATTAAACGCACTATTGAAAATGAATTGCGCCAGTCGCATGATGTGCATCGCCCCGTTCGTTTTTATGTGCACATACAAAGTCATGGGCATCTTACGGAAGATTCGAGCAAAGAATATATTTCTCACGTGCACGATCTTCATCTCGTAGATGGTTCACCTCTGAATTGCGGAATGCTTCACGCTTCATCACTCGGAATTGAACTCGAACAATTATTACTCGAAGAACAACCGGAAGTGATTATTGCCGGACAGAAAATAAAAATTGACGACGACAGCAAGATCCGTTCGTTGCTCAACACTGTTTACAATCACGATGGTTATCTTGCCGGCGACTGGATCAAGAGCATCGATCTCCTGCGCACACATCCGCGCAACCAGCGCACCATGCTCGAGCGCGCAATCAAGAACGATCCTGAATTAAAAAATCTTGACATACGCATCACCGCCGGAATACAGGATTATTCCATTCACGCACTCATTCGTGTTGATGGTGGAGATCCTGTTGCGCCCTGGTGGGATGAAGTGCAGCATTACGTTCGCCATCACGGAAACAACGAACGTTTGAAAAAAGAAACATTATTGCGCCAGGCAGAAAAACAAAAACCGCTTGCCGGATTACTTTGCATGTCTGATCCGAGAATGTCGTCGCGCATTGCTGCAGCGCAATATTATTTAGCATTGAAAGATATTTCTACCGGCGCCGATTATATGCCGAATACAGTTTTCAATATTTCAGGAAGTAATTTTGATATTCCGCTTACACCTTTCGGCCCGTACGTGATCGCAGGATTTTATTTCAGCGTACATTATTTAAAACTCACCGACCAGATGGTGATGGGTTATGATCCGCAACAAACCAACCGCATTCTGGCGAAGATCGAACATGACCCACTGATGAATCTCATTGTAAAAAAATACAAGGTGAATTTAATTCCGGTGAACCAGGTGGATGTGACGTCTCAGTAAATCAGAGATTCGAAATTTGAGATTTAAAACTGCAAAGAGTTGATGAGAATATTTTGCTGCACTTATTTTGAATCAGGAAACTTTCGGAACAACTTCGGAGTAATTCCGAATACGATCAGCGACAATCCGCAAAGAGAAGTAATTATTATTGGAATTGCGCCGGCCATTGTAAGATAGATCGACGGTGCCCAGAAAACAAAAGTGAGTACGATACTTGTGAATAGTGCGAAAAAGATCATCAGTATTCCAATAACTATATGCAAGATTCTCCATCCAATATTTTTCGGATTGATAAAATTTCTTATAGTTAATAGAGCAAATAATGGCATTAATACACTCATCAGGAACAGAGAAACTCCGTACCAATGTCCATCCCCGATTAGCACTGCTACGTTTTTATAATAATCAGTGAACACAAAATCTCTCCATTGATTTTCCGGATCGGGAATATGAATGATAGGGAAGAAGAAACAAATGACATCTGCAATAATTAATACCAACATCACTGAAGTATGAAATTGCTTACTCTTCATTTCAATTGCTATTAATCACGCTCATCGAAAAACTGCGCCCACTTTCCGTTCGGATTTCCGAGTACCACAAAAAGATAAACAGCGATCACAATATTCTGTACAAATAAAATATCTCCCCCGATTGCCAATTCTGTTTTGTGCACGTCTTCATAAAAATTTCCATTCTGGTAAGTAGCAATATAATAACAGTAAGGCGCGCCAAGAAAAAGTAAAAGCGCTTCGAGCTGAAGAAATGTACGCGCCGGAAATGAAAAAGGGCGTTTCAGGTTGAACGATTCCCATACAATGAAAAAAGGCATGAGCATGAAAAATAATAACGCTGCAATTCCACCTGGATGGCCATTAAAACCAATAGCGACAGAACTGCTTACCACCTGATTTTTTTTTACGAGATGGCTGGTCGTCGGTGTGTCGCCTTCGTAATGGCCGGAAAGAATATCTTTTCTTACAGGAATGAAAATAAGGCCTATCATCCAGAGAAAAGTCAGTAGTAGGAGAATTCTCCGGCGGAGTAAAGAAATTTTCATCTGGAAAATTATCAGAGAACAAGCATTCTGGAATGCCAACTCATTTTTACCGGCACCTCCCACTTCGTTTGCATTTCTCCTTTTGTAGAAATCAGATTATTGAAAACGATCGTATCTCCATTCAATTCTTTTTTTTCCATCAGTTGTTCGAACACATGAAGCTTAACGGTTTGAATACGATTTGTTTTATCGCGATAAGCCACCAGCATCCTATCGAATAAATTCAATCTGTAATCTTTTTCGATCTGCTGAACAAAGCGAACTGAATTGTCGATCCCGCATCCACTCGCACTTGCTGCTTGTTCATCTGCAGCCACAACTATAAAACGATTATACAACACATCGAAAGTTGCCATCATAAGATTTCCGTGCGAGGTCCAGTCGAGCAAAAACATATTTGCTTTCTGCTTCATCTCCGAAACTTCAGCATCGGTAATATCCCGATCACTCTGGTAGATCCAGACTCGGGAGTGAGCGGGCATTTGAGAAAAAGGTACCATAGTGAAAAAAATAAATCTCAAATTCCAAAAACCAGTGCGTCGGTCACTGCGAACAAAGTGAAGCAGTCTTGAGCGCTGGCTTTTGAAAATTTTTTATTTTATCCTCTTCCGAATTCGCGGAGAAGACGCGTGTGCGACACGAGCGCGCCTATGAATGTGCGCTTGGAGATGTAAGGATAATTAAATTCTTCTGCGGTTTGTTTTACGATCGGAGAGATCTTTTTATAATGAATGTGGCTCACCGATGGAAAAAGATGATGCTCCACCTGGTAATTCAATCCACCAACATACCACGAGAGCAACCAGTTTTTCGGCGCAAAATTCGCAGTCGTGAAAAGCTGGTGAACGGCCCAGTCATTTTCCATATTTCCACTTGCATCCGGTTTCGGATAAGAAGTCTCTTCGATCACATGTGCGGGCTGGAAAACCATGGCAAGAATTAATCCACAGGTGAAATGCATGGACAAAAATCCAATGAGAAATTCCCACCATGAAATATTCATAACGTACAATGGAAGTACCACTACCCATGCATAATAAAAAACTTTACTTGCGGTGAGAATGAAAAGCTGCATGGCGTAAGATTTTTTCGCGGCTTTCACAAGTCCACGTTTATTATAACGACTCAATTGCTGAAAATCTTTTGTCGTGATCCACATCAGCGTCATCATTCCGTAAAAGAACCATGCATACAGATATTGAAAGCGATGGATCTTTCTGTACGGCGCGTGCGGAGAAAAACGAAGGAATCCGAGCGGGGCAATATCTTCATCATGTCCTTCGATGTTCGTGAAAGTGTGATGCAACATATTGTGCTGGATCTGCCAGTTCAGATAATGTCCGCCGATGAAATTCATCGAGAACGACATCACTCTGTTCAGCACTTTATTATTGGAATAACTTCCGTGATTCGCATCGTGCATCACTGATAAGCCAACTCCCGCCATTCCTGCTCCCATAGCAATGCTCAGCAAAAGCAATCCCCACCAAACAGAAACCACGCCGAAGATCATGAGAAAATAAGGGGCGAGAAAGAAGCCAAGCATCAGGAAAGTTTTCATCAAAATTCGAAAACCGCCGGTGCGTTTGATCTCGTTCGATTTGAAATAGGTGTCGACGCGCGATTGAAGCGTCTGTAAAAATTGCCGCTGCTTATTCGCGTACCTGATTCTTACTTTTTCTGTGCTCATACTTTTTTGATTTGTGAGAGGGGGTATGCGCAATAATTTCCGCAAAGTTCGCATTTATTCCGGAACGATTGCCCAATGAAAGTGAGGTTACTAACAGGATAAGACTTAAAAAATACTAAAAAGTCAGATTTCAATGTAAAAATGCAGGATTTCGGATAAAATATGCCAAGTTTTAATCCCAAAACTATTGACCGGAATTTCTCTTAAAGCTCATTCGCCCCGAATACTCGAGGCAATCAACTCCGCGACGTCCATCACTTTTGTTTTTTCTTCTTTGTTGAAATGCTTCACCCCGTCTGTCATCATCGTCATGCAAAACGGGCAACCCACCGCGATCACATCAGGGTTCAATTGCAATGCTTCTTCGGTCCGCTCCACGTTTACTTCTTTATTTCCTTTTTCCGCTTCTTTGAACATTTGCGCTCCGCCTGCACCACAACATAAACCTTTTTCCCTGCTGCGTTTCATTTCTGCCAATTCCACATCGAGTTTCTGAATTACGGAACGTGGCGCTTCATAAATATTATTTCCTCTGCCGAGATAACAGGGATCGTGAAAAGTAATTTTCTTCCCTTTGAAAATTCCACCCTGCACTTTTAATTTTCCGGAATCAATAAGTTGCTGAACTAATTGCGTATGATGAATGACTTCGAATTTTCCGCCGAGTTCCGGATATTCATTCTTAAGCGTGTTGAAACAATGCGGACAGCCGGTGACAATTTTTTTCACCTGGTAATTATTCAGCACCGTAATATTATTCATGGCCTGCATCTGGAAAAGAAATTCATTTCCTGCGCGCTTCGCGGGATCGCCTGTACACGCTTCTTCGGTTCCGAGCACAGCGAATTTAATTCCCACGTGATTTAAAATTCCAACAATTGCTTTCGTGACCTTTTTTGCGCGATCGTCAAAACTTCCCATACATCCCACCCAGAATAATATTTCCGGAACTTCACCTTTCGCAGTGAGTTCTGCCATTGTGGGAACATGTAATTTTTCGTTGTTCATATTCTCTATTCGTGTGCCAGCCGGGAACGCCGCTTATTTAAAAGATTTATACAGATCAGGATTTAAAAACCTGTATCGTTGCTTCGCGTTCTATGAGGTCGGTGAATTTTCCATCGAAACGTGTAGCACGCACCATGTGATTATCTATCCAGTGATAATTTCCTCCGCGTGGTTTTCCCATGAGTAATCCGTGCCAGCGAAAACCATTTTTCAGCAACCATTCTTCGGTGATGTCGCGGTGTTCTTCGGTGCGCGAAGTGAAGAACGTGATGATGTGTCCTTCATCGTACCATTTATTTACCGTCTCCAGCGCCTGCGGGTAAACTTCCGCATCGTGCATTCTCCACGGTTCTTCATTGGGAATATCATCGCAGATCGTCCCATCAATATCGATGAGAAAATTTTTGATGTTCGCGGGAAGAACCGGGGATATTTTTTTTCCGTTCTCTTCGATGTTAATCAGTTCGTTATTCATCCAGTTATTTTTGCTTTGACAAAATAAGTTTATCTATTCTACTCTTCATTTCCGGCGTTTCGCGGCACAGTTTAAGTTCCTGTTCAAATACAACTTGCTTATTCCGGAATATTTTTAAAGTCGTACTACATATCGAATCACAAGGAAATGCATGGGCGATGAAAGTACCATTTCCTTTTGAAATAATTTCTGCGCCGCCGCACACAATTGATTTTGTATCATTAAAAGGACTGCCGTCACAGTACAATTTTATTTCATTGTCGAAATCATAAAGCAAAGTATCCCGCAGCGGAAAAACAGAAATGCTGTAGATTGATCCGGAAATAATTTTCATTTCGGAAAATAAAAAAGCAATGCAAATTAATACAAACACTATTTTCATTTTATTATTCATTCGCCCAATTCATTCTGTCAGCAGGAGAAAATTGCCAGGGCGCGGCATTGTTCTCAATATTCGTCATCATCATGTTCAGTTCATTCGGCGCGGACGATTGTTCCATTACCATGAATCTCCGGAGGTCAATGATAATGGAAAGCGGATCGATATTCACCGGGCATTCCTGCACGCACGCGTTGCACGACGTACACGCCCACACTTCCTCGGGCGTAATGAGATCGCCAAGCAATGATTTTCCATCGTCAACAAATTTTCCTTTATTCTCATCGCGGTTTTTTCCAACAGCTTCAAGACGATCACGCGTGTCCATCATTATTTTCCTGGGCGAAAGTTTTTTCCCAGTAATATTCGCCGGGCAACTCGAAGTGCATCTTCCACACTCCGTACACGAATATGCATCCATCAATTGTTTCCAGGAAAGATCAGTAACATCTTTAGCACCGAAACGTTGAACCGTTCCTTCCGGAGGTGGCGGCGGAGTGAAAGAAGGATCGAGCATGGCTTTCACTTCATTGGTCACGGAAGGAAGATTGCTGAATTCTCCTTTCGCTTTTAAATTGGAATAAAATGTATTCGGGAATGCAAGAAGAATATGAAAATGTTTCGAATAAGGAATGTAATTCAGGAACGCCATGATGCCCACAATGTGAAACCACCAGCAGAAACGTTCCGCCATCACTAATCCTTTTAACGATGCGCCACCATAAAATCGAGCAAGATGTGAACTCACCGGGAATGCAGAAGAAGAAACTTTCACTCCTGCATAATGGCCGAAATGGATCCACTGCAAACGCAGATCGGCTGCATTCATGAAAAGAAATGCCGTCATCAGCAGCATTTCCATTATGAGAATATAATTTGCATCCGATCTCGGCCATCCATCGAGATCCTTACTCGCAAGGCGTTTTACCTTTGCAATATTTCTCCGGCAGAAAAAAATGAAACACCCGAGAAAAACAAGCACCGCAAGAATTTCAAATGTGGCAATGAGAATGGAATAAAGCGGCCCGAGAAAAGAAAGTACACGATGTGTACCGAAAGCTCCGTCGACAATAATTTCTATCACTTCAATATTGATGACAATGAATCCGACGTAAACAAAAATGTGCAGTACAGCAGGCAACGGACGCGAAACCATTTTCGATTGCCCGAGCGCTACACGAACCATGGTCATCCATCTTTCTTTTTTGTGATCGCTTCGGTCTGTATTTTTTCCAAGCAGAATATTTCTGCGGATCTTCCGAACGTTGATCGTAAAGAGCACGGATCCCGAAATGAGAAGAAGTATGAAAAGAGTTTGGGCGATGTATTCCATTACCGGGAATTAAATGCAGGCAGGAATTAATTTTTTCTTCCGAAAATAGAAATATACTTTTTCGGATGAGCTTGCAGATCCACAATGAGCGAATCAAGATCTGCATTTGTTTTTGTAAGATCGTTGTAGAGTTTTTTATC
Proteins encoded:
- a CDS encoding ABC transporter ATPase, with amino-acid sequence MPAHSRVWIYQSDRDITDAEVSEMKQKANMFLLDWTSHGNLMMATFDVLYNRFIVVAADEQAASASGCGIDNSVRFVQQIEKDYRLNLFDRMLVAYRDKTNRIQTVKLHVFEQLMEKKELNGDTIVFNNLISTKGEMQTKWEVPVKMSWHSRMLVL
- a CDS encoding acyl-CoA desaturase translates to MSTEKVRIRYANKQRQFLQTLQSRVDTYFKSNEIKRTGGFRILMKTFLMLGFFLAPYFLMIFGVVSVWWGLLLLSIAMGAGMAGVGLSVMHDANHGSYSNNKVLNRVMSFSMNFIGGHYLNWQIQHNMLHHTFTNIEGHDEDIAPLGFLRFSPHAPYRKIHRFQYLYAWFFYGMMTLMWITTKDFQQLSRYNKRGLVKAAKKSYAMQLFILTASKVFYYAWVVVLPLYVMNISWWEFLIGFLSMHFTCGLILAMVFQPAHVIEETSYPKPDASGNMENDWAVHQLFTTANFAPKNWLLSWYVGGLNYQVEHHLFPSVSHIHYKKISPIVKQTAEEFNYPYISKRTFIGALVSHTRLLREFGRG
- a CDS encoding (Fe-S)-binding protein gives rise to the protein MAELTAKGEVPEILFWVGCMGSFDDRAKKVTKAIVGILNHVGIKFAVLGTEEACTGDPAKRAGNEFLFQMQAMNNITVLNNYQVKKIVTGCPHCFNTLKNEYPELGGKFEVIHHTQLVQQLIDSGKLKVQGGIFKGKKITFHDPCYLGRGNNIYEAPRSVIQKLDVELAEMKRSREKGLCCGAGGAQMFKEAEKGNKEVNVERTEEALQLNPDVIAVGCPFCMTMMTDGVKHFNKEEKTKVMDVAELIASSIRGE
- a CDS encoding phosphoheptose isomerase, producing the protein MNNELINIEENGKKISPVLPANIKNFLIDIDGTICDDIPNEEPWRMHDAEVYPQALETVNKWYDEGHIITFFTSRTEEHRDITEEWLLKNGFRWHGLLMGKPRGGNYHWIDNHMVRATRFDGKFTDLIEREATIQVFKS
- a CDS encoding (Fe-S)-binding protein — protein: MEYIAQTLFILLLISGSVLFTINVRKIRRNILLGKNTDRSDHKKERWMTMVRVALGQSKMVSRPLPAVLHIFVYVGFIVINIEVIEIIVDGAFGTHRVLSFLGPLYSILIATFEILAVLVFLGCFIFFCRRNIAKVKRLASKDLDGWPRSDANYILIMEMLLMTAFLFMNAADLRLQWIHFGHYAGVKVSSSAFPVSSHLARFYGGASLKGLVMAERFCWWFHIVGIMAFLNYIPYSKHFHILLAFPNTFYSNLKAKGEFSNLPSVTNEVKAMLDPSFTPPPPPEGTVQRFGAKDVTDLSWKQLMDAYSCTECGRCTSSCPANITGKKLSPRKIMMDTRDRLEAVGKNRDENKGKFVDDGKSLLGDLITPEEVWACTSCNACVQECPVNIDPLSIIIDLRRFMVMEQSSAPNELNMMMTNIENNAAPWQFSPADRMNWANE